A genomic segment from Vicinamibacterales bacterium encodes:
- a CDS encoding glycosyltransferase family 4 protein yields MSTPVLPSVLWVTGAYYPEFSAGGLQCQAVAHVLNGRARLKVLTTATTQGIPFREVVDGVSVSRVIVSVASRWSVVTASARLLAELFRLMPRAKLVHIQGYSTKNILVAAVSRLFGRPMLIHLQTARHDEPETIRAHGALAWWAFSGADAYLSVSPGLTACYLEAGLPAGRIREIPNGVDAVRFAPASPAERQALRRRLHLPEDRPIVLFVGVMSPDKQPHVLFDAWLRMRRETGIASTLVFVGASNPTLYELADRFAERVRAAADASGFGGEVLFVPPTAAIEDYFRAADVFAMPSAREGLPIVLLEAMACGLPAVASRLPGSTDTMIESGVNGLLVPPGDVAAFAAGLADLLSRPAAAAGMGVKARRTVEDRYTIERVAEQWMAAYNDVLGRRP; encoded by the coding sequence ATGAGCACACCGGTTCTGCCGTCGGTGCTCTGGGTCACGGGCGCCTATTATCCGGAGTTCAGCGCCGGGGGCTTACAGTGTCAGGCGGTGGCGCATGTCCTGAACGGACGTGCCCGCCTGAAGGTGCTGACGACCGCCACCACTCAGGGGATCCCTTTCCGTGAGGTGGTCGACGGCGTGTCCGTGTCGCGAGTCATCGTCAGCGTCGCAAGCCGCTGGTCGGTTGTGACTGCCAGCGCGCGCCTCCTGGCGGAGTTGTTTCGTCTCATGCCGCGTGCGAAACTGGTCCATATCCAAGGGTATTCGACCAAGAACATTCTTGTGGCCGCCGTCTCCCGGCTCTTCGGCCGGCCCATGTTGATCCACTTGCAGACTGCCAGGCATGACGAACCCGAGACCATCCGTGCGCACGGCGCGCTCGCATGGTGGGCGTTTTCGGGGGCGGATGCCTACCTGAGCGTCAGCCCGGGCCTGACCGCCTGCTACCTCGAGGCCGGCCTGCCGGCCGGCCGGATTCGCGAGATCCCCAACGGCGTGGATGCCGTGCGCTTTGCACCGGCGTCACCGGCCGAACGCCAGGCGTTGCGGCGACGACTGCACCTCCCCGAGGATCGCCCGATCGTGCTCTTTGTCGGGGTCATGTCGCCGGACAAGCAGCCCCATGTGCTGTTCGACGCATGGCTGCGGATGCGGCGCGAAACCGGCATCGCCTCCACGCTGGTCTTCGTCGGCGCCAGCAATCCCACGTTGTATGAACTGGCCGACCGCTTTGCCGAGCGGGTGCGCGCGGCGGCTGACGCGTCGGGCTTTGGCGGCGAGGTGTTGTTCGTGCCGCCGACAGCGGCCATCGAAGACTACTTCCGGGCCGCCGATGTGTTCGCTATGCCGTCGGCGCGCGAAGGCCTGCCGATCGTGCTGCTCGAAGCCATGGCGTGCGGGCTGCCGGCGGTGGCGTCACGGCTACCGGGGTCGACCGACACGATGATCGAGTCCGGCGTCAATGGCCTGCTCGTGCCACCTGGTGACGTCGCCGCCTTTGCCGCCGGCCTGGCGGACTTGCTGTCGCGGCCGGCCGCAGCCGCCGGCATGGGAGTTAAGGCGCGACGCACGGTCGAAGACCGCTATACCATTGAGCGTGTCGCCGAGCAGTGGATGGCAGCCTATAACGACGTGCTTGGACGGCGGCCCTAA